Proteins encoded together in one Polaribacter reichenbachii window:
- a CDS encoding metallophosphoesterase family protein codes for MKFIRKLLFIAVAVTLTTCDNLFEYSVYSADVKSEQKNTTSKNLELLKHITITEQDFKFAFVTDVHYSYNNLRTVIEDINKRDDVLFVVFGGDIADQALLKEFEIFYDIMKNLNKPYFTVIGNHDYNSEGSLIYSRMFGDFNYSFVFNNNKFVLFDDIIWESNKDPDFDWLADDLSDHANYNQVFAFAHIPTYVSRDLTPEMRETYQGLMEDNNVSLSLHGHTHSYFYEEGDVDYLIVPSLKDPVYATVQIQDKDFNVELIEL; via the coding sequence ATGAAATTTATTAGAAAACTACTATTTATTGCAGTAGCGGTTACACTAACTACTTGCGATAATCTTTTTGAATACAGTGTGTATTCTGCTGATGTTAAATCGGAACAAAAAAATACTACATCCAAAAATTTAGAACTATTAAAACATATAACCATAACTGAACAAGATTTTAAATTTGCTTTTGTTACAGATGTACATTATTCTTATAATAATTTAAGAACGGTTATAGAAGATATTAATAAAAGAGATGATGTTTTATTTGTAGTTTTTGGTGGTGATATTGCAGATCAAGCATTGTTAAAAGAATTTGAGATTTTTTATGATATTATGAAAAATCTAAACAAACCGTATTTTACTGTTATTGGTAACCATGATTATAATTCAGAAGGTAGTCTAATTTATAGTAGAATGTTTGGGGATTTTAATTATTCTTTTGTATTTAACAACAATAAATTTGTACTTTTTGATGATATTATTTGGGAAAGCAATAAAGATCCAGATTTTGATTGGTTAGCAGATGATTTAAGTGATCATGCAAATTATAATCAAGTTTTTGCTTTTGCTCACATACCAACTTATGTAAGTAGAGATTTAACGCCAGAAATGAGAGAAACTTACCAAGGTTTAATGGAAGATAATAATGTTTCGCTTTCATTACACGGGCATACGCACAGCTATTTTTATGAAGAAGGTGATGTAGATTATTTAATTGTACCATCATTAAAAGATCCTGTTTATGCAACAGTTCAAATTCAGGATAAAGATTTTAATGTAGAACTTATAGAATTATAA
- the argH gene encoding argininosuccinate lyase, with amino-acid sequence MKLWDKGFSIDKQIENFTVGNDREIDIHIAKYDVQASLAHAIMLESIGIISADELADLKKGLEELAADIENGTFVIEPSFEDVHSKIEWELTNKLGEVGKKIHTARSRNDQVLVALQLYYKENLAIVNDKVKSLFETLLNLAETHKDSLLPGYTHLQVAMPSSFGLWFSAYAELLIDDVYVLNAISKVVDQNPLGSAAGYGSSFPIDRELTTAALDFATLKYNVVAAQLSRGKSERSIAAALGGLCNTMARFAMDVCLYMSQNFGFITFPDELTTGSSIMPHKKNPDVFELIRGKCNKIQALHSEMLLITNNLPTGYHRDFQLLKENIIAAFEDVKDILDIFNYSIQQVIVKDIDLNDEKYQYLFTVDSINNLVVEGMSFREAYQQIGGQVQAGTYKPDLGKQHTHVGSIHNLSLEKIKDKFPK; translated from the coding sequence ATGAAACTTTGGGATAAAGGATTTTCAATAGATAAACAAATAGAAAACTTTACAGTGGGTAATGATAGAGAAATTGACATTCATATTGCAAAATATGATGTTCAAGCTTCTTTAGCACACGCAATAATGCTAGAATCTATTGGAATTATTTCTGCTGATGAATTAGCGGACTTAAAAAAAGGTTTAGAAGAATTAGCTGCTGACATCGAAAACGGAACTTTTGTTATTGAACCTTCTTTTGAAGATGTACATTCTAAAATTGAGTGGGAATTGACCAATAAATTAGGAGAAGTTGGTAAAAAAATTCATACTGCTCGTTCTAGAAACGATCAAGTTTTAGTGGCTTTACAACTGTATTATAAAGAAAATTTAGCGATTGTTAATGATAAAGTAAAATCACTTTTTGAAACTTTATTAAACCTTGCAGAAACTCACAAAGATTCATTATTACCTGGTTATACACATTTGCAAGTGGCAATGCCATCATCTTTTGGTTTGTGGTTTTCTGCTTATGCTGAATTACTAATTGATGATGTTTATGTATTAAATGCAATTTCTAAAGTTGTAGACCAAAATCCTTTAGGATCTGCAGCTGGTTATGGTTCTTCTTTTCCTATTGATAGAGAATTAACTACGGCAGCATTAGATTTTGCAACCTTAAAATACAATGTAGTTGCTGCCCAATTAAGTAGAGGAAAAAGCGAACGCTCAATTGCTGCAGCTTTAGGAGGTTTGTGTAACACAATGGCTCGTTTTGCTATGGATGTTTGTTTATATATGAGTCAGAATTTTGGGTTTATCACTTTTCCTGATGAATTAACAACAGGAAGTAGCATTATGCCACACAAAAAAAATCCTGATGTTTTTGAGTTAATCCGTGGAAAATGTAATAAAATTCAGGCTTTACATTCAGAAATGTTATTAATAACAAACAATTTACCAACTGGTTATCACAGAGATTTTCAGTTATTAAAAGAAAATATTATTGCTGCTTTTGAAGATGTAAAGGATATTTTAGACATTTTTAATTACTCAATTCAGCAAGTAATTGTAAAAGACATCGATTTAAATGATGAAAAATATCAATATTTATTTACGGTAGATTCTATCAATAATTTAGTGGTAGAAGGAATGTCTTTTAGAGAAGCTTATCAACAAATTGGTGGTCAAGTACAAGCAGGAACTTACAAGCCAGATTTAGGAAAACAACATACACACGTTGGTAGTATTCATAATTTATCCTTAGAAAAAATTAAGGATAAATTTCCAAAATAA
- a CDS encoding M20 family metallo-hydrolase: protein MTIEKLTEKAISLLKSLIETQSFSTEEDKTAALIEAWFIEFEIPFKRTKNNVWATNKHFDESKPTLLLNSHHDTVKPNSAYTNDPLKAFVEDGKLFGLGSNDAGGCLVSLIATFTNFYAQENLKYNLVIVASAEEENSGPNGLNSMLPIIPKIDVAIVGEPTLMNLAVAEKGLVVFDAVVKGTPSHAAHPNDNNSIYNTIEVLQWFKDFKFEKSSEALGDVKMTVTQINAGKQHNVVPAHVDLVVDVRVNDAYSNQEIATILQEQSPCTEIIPRSLRLNSSSISTDHDLVKAGIAMGRETYGSPTLSDQSVLSCQSLKLGPGDSTRSHSANEFIYLAEIEEGIQIYVELLNTVIVKKMSPRAQSRG from the coding sequence ATGACTATTGAAAAATTAACAGAAAAAGCAATTTCACTTTTAAAAAGTTTAATTGAAACCCAATCTTTTTCAACGGAAGAAGACAAAACTGCGGCCTTAATTGAAGCTTGGTTTATAGAATTTGAAATTCCGTTTAAAAGAACTAAAAATAACGTTTGGGCAACCAACAAGCATTTTGATGAAAGCAAACCAACTTTATTATTAAACTCGCATCACGATACTGTAAAACCTAATTCTGCATATACAAATGACCCTTTAAAAGCATTTGTAGAAGATGGTAAATTATTTGGTTTAGGTTCTAACGATGCAGGTGGATGTTTGGTATCTTTAATTGCAACTTTCACCAATTTTTATGCTCAAGAAAACTTGAAATACAATCTGGTAATTGTAGCTTCTGCAGAAGAAGAAAATAGCGGACCAAATGGATTGAATAGTATGTTACCAATAATTCCAAAAATTGATGTTGCCATTGTTGGTGAACCAACTTTAATGAATTTAGCGGTTGCAGAAAAAGGATTGGTAGTTTTTGATGCAGTTGTAAAAGGGACTCCAAGTCACGCTGCACATCCAAATGACAACAACTCAATTTATAATACCATTGAAGTTTTACAGTGGTTCAAAGATTTTAAATTTGAGAAATCTTCTGAAGCTTTGGGTGATGTAAAAATGACAGTTACTCAAATAAATGCAGGTAAACAGCACAATGTTGTTCCTGCTCACGTAGATTTGGTTGTTGATGTTCGTGTTAATGATGCCTATTCGAATCAAGAAATTGCAACAATTTTACAAGAACAATCTCCTTGTACAGAAATAATTCCTAGAAGTTTACGATTAAATTCATCTTCTATTTCTACTGATCACGATTTGGTAAAAGCAGGAATAGCAATGGGAAGAGAAACTTATGGTTCTCCTACCCTTTCTGATCAATCTGTATTGAGTTGCCAATCTTTAAAATTAGGCCCTGGAGATAGCACTCGTTCTCATTCTGCAAACGAATTTATATATTTGGCAGAAATTGAAGAAGGAATACAGATTTATGTGGAGTTGTTAAACACAGTGATCGTTAAAAAAATGTCTCCTCGAGCGCAGTCGAGAGGTTAA
- the argB gene encoding acetylglutamate kinase → MEKLSIIKIGGNIIEDETSLNAFLKLFSNLEGHKILVHGGGKRATHIASKLGIKSKMINGRRITDAETLEVITMVYGGLVNKNVVAKLQALQVDAIGLTGADINSIKSDKRPVKDIDFGFVGDVKKVASNSIDKLIQADFTPVFCAITHDGNGQLLNTNADTIASTIGVGMSDIYETSIYYCFELNGVLQDFSDKNSVIKNINTNSYKELLDAKIITDGMIPKIDNCFDALNNGVQKVHIGNTAMLTKENDNFTTITL, encoded by the coding sequence ATGGAAAAACTATCAATCATAAAAATAGGTGGAAATATTATTGAAGATGAAACTTCTTTAAATGCTTTTCTAAAACTATTTTCTAACCTTGAAGGACATAAAATTTTAGTTCATGGAGGTGGAAAACGAGCAACTCACATTGCATCAAAATTAGGTATTAAATCTAAAATGATAAATGGCAGACGTATTACTGATGCTGAAACTTTAGAAGTAATCACGATGGTGTATGGAGGTTTAGTCAATAAAAATGTAGTGGCTAAATTACAAGCTTTACAAGTAGATGCCATTGGTTTAACTGGTGCAGACATCAACAGTATAAAATCAGACAAAAGACCTGTAAAAGATATTGATTTTGGTTTTGTAGGCGATGTAAAAAAAGTGGCTTCTAATTCTATTGATAAATTAATTCAAGCTGATTTTACTCCTGTTTTTTGTGCCATTACTCACGATGGAAATGGACAATTATTAAATACAAATGCAGACACAATTGCAAGTACCATTGGTGTTGGAATGAGTGATATTTATGAGACATCAATATACTATTGCTTTGAATTAAATGGTGTTTTACAAGATTTTTCTGATAAAAATTCAGTGATTAAAAACATCAACACAAATTCTTATAAAGAATTATTAGATGCTAAAATTATTACAGACGGAATGATTCCTAAAATAGACAATTGTTTTGATGCGCTTAACAATGGCGTACAAAAAGTTCATATTGGTAATACAGCAATGCTAACAAAAGAAAACGATAATTTTACAACAATTACATTATAA
- a CDS encoding N-acetylornithine carbamoyltransferase, with the protein MKHYTSINDIENINSWIDEAKEIKANPLANKELGKNKTLGLLFFNSSLRTRLSTQKAALNLGMDPIVMNVSGDAWGIEFGDGTIMNGNTAEHIKEAAAVVSQYCDIIAVRAFPSLTDKEKDESEQILNSFVKFASVPVVSMESATGHPLQGLTDAITIAENSTKKKPKVVLSWAPHVKALPHAVANSFTQAMQKMDVEFVIANPEGYNLNPEITKDTPIIHNQEEAFKDADFVYTKNWSSYENYGQNLEVDANWTITKDKIGDAKFMHCLPVRRNVVVEDAVLDSDSSLVIEQANNRTYAAQLVLKKILEDL; encoded by the coding sequence ATGAAACATTACACATCCATTAACGACATAGAAAACATCAATTCTTGGATTGATGAAGCTAAAGAAATTAAAGCAAATCCGCTTGCAAACAAAGAATTAGGTAAAAACAAAACCTTAGGTTTGTTATTTTTTAATTCTAGTTTACGTACGCGTTTAAGTACACAAAAAGCAGCGTTAAATTTAGGAATGGATCCTATTGTAATGAATGTTTCTGGGGATGCTTGGGGAATTGAATTTGGAGATGGAACCATAATGAATGGTAATACTGCAGAACATATTAAAGAGGCTGCAGCTGTGGTTTCTCAATATTGCGATATTATTGCAGTTAGGGCCTTCCCGAGTTTAACAGACAAAGAAAAAGACGAATCTGAGCAAATTTTAAACTCTTTTGTAAAATTTGCTTCTGTGCCAGTTGTAAGCATGGAAAGTGCTACTGGTCACCCTTTACAAGGCTTAACAGATGCTATAACCATTGCAGAAAACTCAACAAAAAAGAAACCTAAAGTGGTGTTAAGTTGGGCGCCTCATGTTAAAGCTTTGCCACACGCAGTTGCCAATAGTTTTACACAGGCTATGCAAAAAATGGATGTTGAGTTTGTAATTGCAAATCCTGAAGGATATAATTTAAATCCAGAAATTACAAAAGACACACCTATTATTCACAATCAAGAAGAAGCTTTTAAAGATGCTGATTTTGTGTATACTAAAAACTGGAGTTCTTACGAAAATTATGGTCAAAATTTAGAAGTTGATGCAAATTGGACTATCACAAAAGATAAAATTGGTGATGCTAAATTTATGCATTGTTTACCTGTTAGAAGAAATGTTGTTGTTGAAGATGCAGTTTTAGATTCTGATAGTTCTTTGGTTATAGAACAAGCAAATAACAGAACGTATGCTGCGCAATTGGTGTTAAAGAAAATATTAGAAGATTTATAA
- the proB gene encoding glutamate 5-kinase gives MKKKRILLKIGSNTLTKETNNISRGKIEDLANQIAKLKDSCEFIIVSSGAIAVAKQFVKLESKQEEVFVKQALASIGQPHLIRIYQEIFREYGLLSSQCLLSYSDFEKQESKTNIVNTINVLVNNNYIPIINENDTVATDEIKFGDNDKLAALTATLLDVDLLIIATNTNGIYTKKSFKNNAPETILEVDNFEDLRKEVVSSKSTHGSGGMESKIEAASLTKKENIETWIVNGLEDDFITNAFENKVPFTKIK, from the coding sequence ATGAAAAAGAAACGTATTTTACTAAAAATTGGTTCGAATACTCTAACCAAAGAAACCAATAATATATCTAGAGGAAAAATTGAAGATTTGGCAAATCAAATTGCAAAATTGAAAGATTCTTGCGAGTTTATTATTGTAAGCTCTGGTGCAATTGCAGTGGCTAAACAGTTTGTAAAATTAGAAAGTAAACAAGAAGAAGTCTTTGTAAAACAGGCATTGGCTTCTATTGGTCAGCCTCATTTAATCAGAATTTATCAAGAGATTTTTAGAGAATATGGTTTGTTGAGTTCTCAATGCCTTCTCTCCTATTCAGATTTTGAAAAACAAGAAAGCAAAACCAATATTGTAAATACCATTAATGTTTTGGTAAACAATAATTACATTCCTATCATCAACGAAAATGATACTGTTGCTACTGATGAAATTAAATTTGGTGATAATGATAAATTAGCAGCTTTAACGGCTACTTTATTAGACGTAGACTTATTGATTATCGCTACAAATACAAATGGTATTTACACCAAAAAATCTTTCAAAAACAATGCTCCAGAAACTATTTTAGAGGTTGATAATTTTGAGGATTTAAGAAAAGAAGTTGTTAGTTCTAAATCAACTCACGGAAGTGGAGGAATGGAATCTAAAATTGAAGCTGCTTCTTTAACAAAAAAAGAAAATATAGAAACGTGGATTGTAAACGGCTTAGAAGATGATTTTATTACAAATGCATTCGAAAATAAAGTTCCGTTTACAAAAATAAAATAA
- a CDS encoding glutamate-5-semialdehyde dehydrogenase: MNTLLSIETRNAVLLTMATLLEENRAAIININKKDLEAYKGDDISMFDRLKADDAKVDEMIKAAKHLASQADPVGVERFSFKHDNGMQVYNKTASFGTVLIIYESRPDVTVEAAGIAFKSGNKILLKGGKESLHSNLKIVELWHKALKQHNAATDWVEYLQFNRTETQAFLEKPTQKVDLIVPRGGERLIAFVKQHATCPVIISGRGNNFVYVSKNADLDIAIDIILNGKSKISACNAVDKVLIDENLPHKKEFINQLISKLNDAKITVLGDAIVAKNHQLEQISSNEVWYEEFLDYKIVIGEIASNEAAISMINKYAGGHSAAIISKNENEAKLFMENVDTAAVYHNASTRFTDGGQLGLGGELAISTDKLHQRGPIGLQHLVTNKWYVHGNGQIR, translated from the coding sequence ATGAATACACTATTATCCATAGAAACTAGAAATGCTGTTTTGCTAACAATGGCAACACTTTTAGAAGAAAACAGAGCAGCAATTATTAACATCAACAAAAAAGATTTAGAAGCTTATAAAGGTGATGATATTTCTATGTTCGATCGTTTAAAAGCGGATGATGCTAAGGTTGATGAAATGATAAAAGCAGCTAAACATTTGGCTTCTCAAGCAGATCCTGTTGGTGTAGAACGTTTTAGTTTTAAACACGATAATGGAATGCAAGTTTATAATAAAACTGCATCTTTTGGTACAGTTTTAATCATTTACGAATCTAGACCAGATGTTACTGTAGAAGCTGCAGGTATTGCTTTTAAATCAGGAAATAAAATACTTTTAAAAGGTGGAAAAGAATCTTTACATTCTAACTTAAAAATTGTAGAACTTTGGCATAAAGCTTTAAAACAGCACAATGCTGCTACTGATTGGGTAGAATATTTACAATTTAACAGAACAGAAACTCAAGCTTTTTTAGAAAAACCAACGCAAAAAGTTGATTTAATTGTTCCAAGAGGTGGAGAACGCTTAATTGCTTTTGTAAAACAACACGCAACTTGTCCTGTTATTATAAGTGGACGAGGAAATAATTTTGTGTACGTTTCTAAAAATGCTGATTTAGACATTGCTATTGACATCATTTTAAACGGAAAATCAAAAATTTCTGCTTGTAATGCTGTTGATAAAGTTTTAATTGACGAAAATTTACCACATAAAAAAGAGTTCATCAATCAATTGATATCAAAATTAAATGATGCTAAAATTACTGTTTTAGGTGATGCAATTGTGGCTAAAAATCATCAATTAGAACAAATTTCATCCAACGAAGTTTGGTACGAAGAGTTTTTAGATTACAAAATTGTAATTGGAGAAATTGCATCCAATGAAGCTGCCATTTCTATGATTAATAAATACGCTGGAGGTCATTCTGCTGCCATCATCAGCAAAAATGAAAACGAAGCAAAATTATTTATGGAAAACGTAGATACTGCTGCTGTTTATCATAATGCTTCCACGCGTTTTACAGATGGTGGTCAATTGGGTTTAGGTGGAGAATTGGCTATTAGTACAGATAAATTACATCAAAGAGGACCAATTGGATTACAACATTTGGTAACCAATAAATGGTATGTACATGGAAATGGACAAATAAGATAG
- a CDS encoding aspartate aminotransferase family protein, which translates to MPLFNVYPLYDVTPVSGKGVYVYDEKYTEYLDLYGGHAVISIGHAHPKYVEAVRSQVEKLGFYSNAIQNPLQTQLANKLETLSGCKDYQLFLCNSGAEANENALKLASFKTEKSRVIAFKNGFHGRTSAAVAATDNKNIIAPINAQQKVTILDLNDIDAVKTELEKGDVCAVIVEFIQGVGGLDEATAEFFEQVDVLCKINNTLFIADEVQSGYGRSGKFFAFQHYNVTPDIISIAKGMGNGFPIGGILIHPSIEAKFGMLGTTFGGNHLACAAGLSVLEVIEEQELINNVNEISCYFLKLAKTIPQIKKIKGKGLMLGLEFDFEVGELRKKLIYDYQIFTGGAMNKKLLRILPPLTVKKDHINQFFEALVDALDEN; encoded by the coding sequence ATGCCACTATTTAATGTTTATCCTCTCTATGATGTAACACCTGTTTCAGGAAAAGGAGTTTATGTTTATGATGAAAAATACACAGAATATCTAGATTTGTATGGTGGGCATGCAGTAATATCTATTGGTCATGCACATCCTAAATATGTAGAAGCTGTTAGAAGTCAGGTAGAAAAATTGGGCTTTTATTCTAATGCAATTCAAAACCCGTTACAAACCCAATTAGCAAATAAACTAGAAACACTTTCTGGCTGTAAAGATTACCAATTATTTTTGTGTAATTCTGGTGCAGAAGCCAATGAAAACGCTTTAAAATTAGCTTCTTTTAAAACCGAAAAAAGTAGAGTTATTGCTTTTAAAAATGGTTTTCACGGACGTACTTCTGCTGCTGTTGCTGCAACTGATAATAAAAACATTATTGCACCAATTAACGCACAACAAAAAGTTACAATTTTAGATTTAAATGATATTGATGCCGTAAAAACTGAGCTAGAAAAAGGGGATGTTTGTGCTGTTATTGTTGAGTTTATTCAAGGTGTTGGTGGTTTAGATGAAGCAACTGCAGAGTTTTTTGAACAAGTTGATGTTTTATGCAAAATAAATAATACACTATTTATTGCTGATGAAGTACAGTCTGGTTATGGTAGATCTGGAAAATTCTTTGCTTTTCAGCATTATAATGTAACTCCAGATATTATTTCTATTGCAAAAGGAATGGGAAATGGTTTTCCTATTGGCGGAATTTTAATTCACCCTTCTATCGAAGCTAAATTCGGTATGTTAGGGACTACTTTTGGAGGTAATCATTTGGCTTGTGCTGCAGGTTTATCAGTATTAGAAGTTATCGAAGAACAAGAACTAATAAACAATGTAAATGAAATTTCTTGTTACTTTTTAAAGTTGGCAAAAACGATTCCTCAAATCAAAAAAATAAAAGGAAAAGGTTTAATGTTAGGTTTAGAATTTGATTTTGAAGTTGGTGAGTTACGTAAAAAATTAATTTACGATTATCAAATTTTTACTGGTGGTGCAATGAATAAAAAACTATTAAGAATTTTACCACCTTTAACCGTAAAAAAAGACCATATCAATCAATTTTTTGAAGCTTTAGTTGATGCTTTGGATGAAAATTAA
- the proC gene encoding pyrroline-5-carboxylate reductase, which yields MKVAIIGAGSLGQSIAKGLLKSKAVETLYLTKRNIDSLNDFNVYNEVILTSDNKKAVKNADVLIFAVQPRHFDRILENIKPLITENHVIISVITGFSIDKIEAIVGHNKNIIRSMPNTAASVGQSMTCISANTKGKEKVSIAKTIFNSLGTSLEIPEEQLQAATVICASGIAFWMRLIRATTQGAIQLGFEPDEAHKLAMQTCFGAATLLKESGKHPEAEIDRVTTPGGCTIEGLNEMEHQGLSSSLIKGINASFEKINQIKK from the coding sequence ATGAAAGTAGCAATTATTGGAGCAGGTAGTTTAGGGCAATCTATAGCAAAAGGATTGTTAAAAAGTAAAGCTGTAGAAACTTTATATTTAACAAAACGAAACATAGATTCTTTAAACGATTTTAATGTTTATAATGAGGTAATTTTAACTTCGGATAATAAAAAAGCAGTTAAAAACGCAGATGTATTAATATTTGCTGTACAACCAAGACATTTTGATAGAATTCTAGAAAACATAAAACCTCTTATAACAGAAAATCACGTTATAATTTCGGTTATTACTGGTTTTTCTATTGATAAAATTGAAGCGATTGTTGGTCATAATAAAAATATTATTCGTTCAATGCCAAATACAGCAGCATCTGTTGGGCAGTCTATGACTTGTATTTCTGCTAATACAAAAGGAAAAGAAAAAGTATCAATTGCCAAAACTATTTTTAACAGTTTAGGTACTTCTTTAGAAATTCCTGAAGAACAACTACAAGCTGCAACTGTTATTTGTGCAAGTGGTATCGCTTTTTGGATGCGTTTAATTCGTGCCACAACTCAAGGTGCAATTCAGCTAGGTTTTGAGCCAGATGAAGCCCACAAATTGGCAATGCAAACCTGTTTTGGAGCAGCTACTTTATTAAAAGAATCTGGTAAACATCCAGAAGCAGAAATAGACAGAGTAACTACTCCTGGAGGTTGTACTATAGAAGGTTTAAACGAAATGGAACACCAAGGTTTAAGTTCTTCTTTAATAAAAGGAATTAACGCATCTTTCGAAAAGATTAATCAAATAAAAAAATAA
- the argC gene encoding N-acetyl-gamma-glutamyl-phosphate reductase, with protein MKKLEVGIIGGAGYTAGELIRLLLNHPETNINFVYSTSNAGNKLYKVHQDLIGSTEISFTSDINPDVDVLFLCLGHGNSTAFLQKNTFSDNTKIIDLSNDFRLLADKNFEGKDFVYGLPELKKADIISAKYIANPGCFATALQLAILPLAANGLLKNDVHINAVTGATGAGTSLSATTHFTWRDNNFSHYKAFNHQHLGEINQTVNQLQSDFNSEINFMPNRGDFSRGIFATTYTKFDGTFEEATAMYKEYYKDAAFTFVVDQSIFLKQVVNTNKCLVQLEKHGNKLLITSTIDNLLKGASGQAIQNMNLMYGFEETLGLNIKANYF; from the coding sequence ATGAAAAAATTAGAGGTAGGAATTATTGGTGGTGCCGGCTATACAGCAGGAGAATTAATTAGATTATTATTAAATCATCCAGAAACAAATATCAATTTTGTGTACAGTACATCTAATGCTGGCAACAAATTGTATAAAGTTCATCAAGATTTAATTGGTTCTACAGAAATCAGTTTTACCAGTGATATTAATCCTGATGTTGATGTTTTATTTTTATGTTTAGGTCATGGAAATTCAACTGCCTTTTTACAAAAAAACACGTTTTCTGATAACACAAAAATTATCGATTTAAGTAACGATTTTAGATTACTTGCTGATAAAAATTTCGAAGGCAAAGATTTTGTTTACGGTTTACCAGAATTAAAGAAAGCCGATATTATATCAGCAAAATACATTGCAAATCCGGGTTGTTTTGCAACTGCTTTACAATTGGCAATTTTACCATTAGCTGCAAACGGATTATTAAAAAATGATGTCCATATAAATGCAGTAACTGGTGCAACTGGAGCAGGAACATCTTTATCTGCAACTACACATTTTACGTGGAGAGATAATAACTTTTCGCATTATAAAGCCTTTAATCATCAACATTTAGGAGAAATAAATCAGACTGTAAATCAATTACAAAGTGATTTTAATTCAGAAATTAACTTTATGCCAAATAGAGGTGATTTTTCTAGAGGAATTTTTGCAACAACCTATACTAAATTTGATGGAACATTTGAAGAAGCAACAGCAATGTATAAAGAATATTACAAAGATGCAGCTTTTACCTTTGTTGTTGATCAAAGTATATTTTTAAAGCAAGTGGTAAACACAAACAAATGTTTGGTACAATTAGAAAAACACGGTAATAAATTACTAATAACAAGTACAATAGATAATTTATTAAAAGGTGCTTCTGGGCAAGCCATTCAGAATATGAATTTAATGTATGGTTTTGAAGAAACTTTAGGATTAAATATTAAAGCAAATTATTTTTAA